A region of Caballeronia insecticola DNA encodes the following proteins:
- a CDS encoding SDR family oxidoreductase — MSVSIAGKVAAITGAASGIGLECARVLIEEGAKVVLIDRAEDRLAACCAELGANAFPLAVDLLKPAEVSAMLPKILALAGGLDIFHANAGAYVGGEVVEGNPDEWDRMLNLNINAAFRSVHAVLPHMVAQKSGDIIFTSSIAGIVPVVWEPIYTASKFAVQAFVHTTRRQVAKHGVRVGAVAPGPVVTALLDDWPKAKMEEALASGSLMQPREVAESVLFMLTRPRNVTIRDLVILPNAVDL, encoded by the coding sequence ATGTCAGTATCCATCGCGGGAAAAGTGGCCGCCATCACGGGCGCGGCGTCGGGCATCGGACTGGAATGCGCGCGCGTGCTGATCGAGGAAGGCGCGAAAGTCGTGCTGATCGACCGCGCGGAGGACCGGCTCGCGGCCTGTTGCGCGGAACTGGGCGCGAACGCGTTCCCCCTGGCCGTGGACTTGCTGAAGCCGGCCGAGGTCTCGGCGATGCTGCCAAAAATTCTCGCGCTCGCCGGCGGACTCGATATCTTTCACGCCAACGCGGGCGCGTATGTGGGCGGCGAGGTCGTGGAGGGCAATCCGGACGAATGGGACCGCATGCTCAATCTGAACATCAACGCCGCGTTCCGCTCGGTGCATGCGGTGTTGCCGCACATGGTCGCGCAGAAATCGGGCGACATCATTTTCACGAGTTCGATTGCGGGCATCGTGCCGGTGGTCTGGGAGCCGATCTACACCGCTTCCAAGTTCGCCGTGCAGGCGTTCGTGCACACCACGCGACGTCAGGTCGCCAAGCACGGCGTGCGCGTCGGCGCGGTTGCGCCGGGCCCGGTCGTCACCGCCCTGCTCGATGACTGGCCGAAAGCCAAGATGGAGGAAGCCCTCGCCTCGGGCAGCCTGATGCAGCCGCGCGAAGTGGCCGAATCGGTGCTCTTCATGCTGACGCGGCCGCGCAACGTGACGATTCGCGATCTCGTGATATTGCCCAATGCCGTCGATCTCTGA
- a CDS encoding MORN repeat-containing protein yields the protein MRRIVVTIAISCLAWSWASARAENLVRADGGRYQGQVVDGKAEGQGTETRPDGTILKGRFVKDAFVEGTMRTGGWVVPFSNCHSPPLADTAAPAKK from the coding sequence ATGAGACGCATCGTTGTGACGATAGCGATCAGCTGTCTTGCATGGTCGTGGGCGAGTGCGCGCGCGGAAAATCTGGTCCGCGCGGATGGAGGCCGCTATCAGGGACAAGTCGTCGATGGAAAAGCCGAGGGGCAGGGCACGGAAACGCGTCCCGACGGAACGATCCTCAAGGGACGATTCGTCAAAGACGCATTTGTCGAAGGAACGATGCGCACCGGCGGCTGGGTGGTGCCCTTTTCGAATTGCCACAGCCCGCCGTTAGCCGACACCGCCGCGCCCGCGAAAAAGTAA
- a CDS encoding DoxX family protein, whose product MDKSNWSGIVRYLSLQNQRDGILLAARILLVALFVIFGWQKLTGFSSTVGYMTTVGAPFPALSAIIAVVVEFGIGIVVLVGFFTRPLALLLAVYTVATAFIGHRYWALSGMEHTAAMIGFYKNVSIAGGFLLLALTGPGRISLDRR is encoded by the coding sequence ATAGACAAATCGAACTGGAGCGGCATCGTGAGATATCTGTCTTTGCAAAATCAGCGGGATGGAATCCTGCTCGCGGCGCGCATTCTGCTCGTCGCGCTGTTTGTGATTTTCGGCTGGCAAAAACTGACCGGGTTTTCAAGTACCGTTGGGTACATGACGACAGTCGGCGCTCCGTTCCCGGCGTTGTCGGCAATCATCGCCGTGGTGGTGGAGTTCGGCATCGGCATCGTCGTGCTGGTGGGATTTTTCACGCGGCCGCTGGCGCTTCTGCTCGCGGTGTACACCGTCGCTACAGCGTTTATCGGACATCGATATTGGGCCTTGAGCGGCATGGAACACACCGCGGCCATGATCGGCTTTTATAAGAACGTCAGTATTGCGGGCGGTTTTCTTTTGCTTGCACTGACGGGACCCGGTCGTATCTCGCTTGATCGCAGGTAG
- a CDS encoding isochorismatase family cysteine hydrolase, protein MNSHNQSIVPAKTALIVMHYQTDILKLFSSVAPVLLDNTRALCDAARAKKLGIYFAKIHFSPGYPEVSPLNRNGQGIKQLGLFTHDEIAPELGQTSTEPLIIAHRASVFFGTGLEAMLSAQGIDTLIMAGIASTGVVLSSVAYASDADFRLFTVKDCCYDPDQIVHDHLFATAFDSRTNVLSLADALSLLA, encoded by the coding sequence ATGAACAGTCATAACCAATCGATCGTCCCGGCGAAAACCGCTCTGATCGTCATGCATTATCAGACCGACATTCTGAAGTTATTTTCATCGGTCGCGCCGGTTCTGCTCGACAATACGCGCGCTTTATGCGACGCCGCCCGCGCCAAAAAGCTCGGCATCTATTTCGCCAAAATCCACTTTAGTCCGGGCTATCCGGAAGTCAGCCCGTTAAACCGGAACGGACAAGGCATCAAGCAACTCGGCCTCTTCACTCACGACGAAATCGCGCCCGAACTCGGCCAGACGAGCACCGAGCCGCTCATCATCGCGCATCGTGCAAGCGTGTTTTTCGGCACCGGGCTGGAGGCAATGCTGTCCGCGCAAGGTATCGATACGCTGATCATGGCGGGCATTGCATCGACGGGTGTGGTGCTGTCGTCCGTGGCGTATGCGAGCGATGCTGACTTCCGCCTCTTCACGGTCAAGGATTGCTGCTACGACCCGGATCAGATCGTCCACGATCATCTCTTTGCGACGGCGTTCGATTCGCGCACGAACGTGCTCTCGCTCGCCGATGCCTTGTCGTTGCTTGCGTGA
- a CDS encoding alpha/beta hydrolase family protein, with the protein MSSHLAAQTVLPDARYSVGATQVEYVDSSDGNRALDFMLIYPAEPQADASRFRIPMSTNLHLLKDAPITTDGLKHPLVMFSHGAGGNGAGYAWFGEYLAARGYVVAMLYHYRANTFDSSALYVRNRLWQRPRDISLDITHLLKDKKWAAHIDPNQIGVAGHSQGGFTSLWIGGAQVDPKLFLAFQRGWKNNETVPAYLRAQMTLDATPAAHVHDARIKAAFAMAPGDIQGFGMDEAGLRRMAIPAYIIVGAGDTTTPPKDNAEFAAHYIPDARLDVLPGPVGHEIFGNECDQVGRDNYPEACADAVGVDRAKLHEYIGNAAVKFFDAKLGVQRQGAN; encoded by the coding sequence ATGTCTTCCCATCTCGCGGCACAGACCGTCTTGCCGGACGCGCGCTATAGCGTCGGCGCTACGCAGGTGGAATATGTCGATTCGTCGGATGGCAACAGGGCGCTCGACTTCATGCTGATCTATCCCGCTGAACCGCAAGCCGATGCATCCCGCTTCAGGATTCCCATGTCGACGAACCTGCATCTGCTCAAGGATGCACCGATCACGACGGACGGTCTGAAGCATCCGCTTGTCATGTTTTCGCACGGAGCGGGCGGCAACGGCGCGGGCTATGCGTGGTTCGGTGAATACCTCGCGGCGCGTGGTTACGTCGTCGCCATGCTCTATCACTACCGCGCCAATACCTTCGATTCCAGCGCGCTGTACGTGCGTAACCGGCTCTGGCAGCGGCCGCGCGACATCAGCCTCGATATCACGCATCTTTTGAAGGACAAGAAGTGGGCGGCACACATCGATCCGAACCAGATTGGCGTCGCCGGACATTCGCAAGGTGGATTCACGTCGCTCTGGATCGGCGGTGCCCAGGTCGATCCGAAACTGTTCCTCGCGTTTCAACGCGGATGGAAGAACAACGAAACCGTGCCGGCTTATTTGCGCGCGCAAATGACCCTCGACGCGACGCCCGCCGCGCACGTGCACGACGCCCGAATAAAGGCGGCCTTCGCGATGGCGCCCGGCGACATACAAGGCTTCGGCATGGACGAGGCGGGGCTTCGGCGCATGGCGATTCCGGCGTACATCATCGTCGGTGCGGGGGATACGACCACTCCGCCGAAGGACAACGCCGAATTCGCCGCGCACTATATTCCCGATGCGCGGCTCGACGTGTTGCCCGGCCCGGTCGGCCACGAAATTTTCGGCAACGAGTGCGATCAGGTGGGCCGCGACAATTATCCGGAAGCCTGCGCCGATGCGGTCGGTGTGGATCGTGCGAAGCTGCATGAATACATCGGGAATGCCGCCGTTAAATTTTTCGACGCGAAGCTAGGCGTTCAGCGGCAGGGCGCGAATTAG
- a CDS encoding LysR family transcriptional regulator, which yields MREISLDRLRTLIAITERGSFADAARALNLAPPTVSLHIAELEDRIGAPLLSRKRGQVRPSAIGEVLVERARRLLADAEQALDDIQRQVQGLEGRVRLGASTGVIAYLLPQALDVLRQQHPAIDIQLAVLTSHETLSRLADGTLDIGLVALPQPPVAGLVIKPWRRDPVMAFVPAHWRCPARVTAEWLAAQPLILNDATTRLSRLTAEWFAAAGHHPVPRIQLNYNDAIKSLVAAGYGAALLPHEATTPLPDRRVVMRPLRPALWRRLGIAHRAGHVERSTQHVLDVLWDLRLK from the coding sequence ATGCGAGAGATCAGCCTGGACCGCTTGCGCACTCTGATCGCGATTACCGAGCGTGGCTCATTTGCCGATGCAGCGCGCGCGCTGAATCTCGCGCCGCCGACGGTGAGTCTCCATATCGCCGAACTCGAAGACCGCATCGGTGCGCCGCTCTTGTCGCGCAAGCGCGGGCAGGTGAGGCCGTCGGCGATAGGAGAGGTGCTGGTGGAGCGCGCGCGTCGACTGCTGGCCGATGCGGAGCAGGCACTGGACGATATTCAACGCCAGGTGCAGGGGCTCGAAGGGCGTGTGCGGCTCGGCGCATCGACGGGCGTGATTGCGTACTTGTTGCCGCAAGCGCTCGACGTGCTGCGCCAGCAGCATCCCGCAATCGATATTCAGCTTGCGGTGCTCACGTCACATGAAACGCTGTCCCGATTGGCGGATGGGACGCTGGATATCGGGCTGGTCGCGCTGCCTCAGCCGCCCGTCGCCGGACTCGTGATAAAGCCGTGGCGTCGCGATCCGGTGATGGCCTTCGTGCCGGCGCATTGGCGGTGCCCCGCCCGCGTAACGGCTGAATGGCTCGCCGCCCAGCCGCTCATTCTCAACGATGCAACTACGCGTCTCTCGCGCCTGACGGCGGAATGGTTTGCGGCTGCGGGACATCATCCTGTGCCGCGCATTCAGCTCAACTACAACGACGCGATCAAGAGTCTGGTCGCTGCAGGTTACGGCGCCGCGCTCTTGCCCCATGAGGCCACGACGCCACTACCCGACAGGCGCGTCGTGATGCGTCCGCTGCGTCCGGCGTTGTGGCGACGACTCGGCATCGCGCACCGTGCAGGACATGTCGAGCGTTCCACCCAGCATGTACTCGATGTGTTGTGGGATCTGCGATTGAAATAA
- a CDS encoding FGGY-family carbohydrate kinase codes for MNAPNPNADARYVIGVDVGTGSARAGIFDAAGNMAATAKQDITLYRESGAIVEQSSSEIWRAVCHAVREALAQAAIAPESVAGISFDATCSLVVLGEGGKPLAVGPSENAERDIVVWMDHRAVEQAERINATGHAVLKYVGGRISPEMETPKLLWLLENRPQVFGAAWQFFDLTDFLTWRATGDLSRSVCTVTCKWTYLAHEKRWDDGYFRTIGLGALADEGFERIGQRVVEPGTRLGDGLTADAAAELGLVAGTPVGAGVIDAHAGGIGTVGAQGDPEACLAYVFGTSSCTMTTTAEPVFVPGVWGPYFSAMVPEAWLNEGGQSVAGAAIERLLAMHPAAADAERRAKETGQSLPGLLAGIAAESCGSLSEAVKLADGLHIVPEFLGNRAPFADPHARAVIAGLGMDTGLDSLVALYVAGVCSIGYGLRQIIEVQAQAGAPIERVMISGGAGRLDLVRQLLADATGKPVLATQADEPVLLGAAMLGAVAGTLFHDVRSAMSGMARVKDTYAPDAGVAALHDSRYRAFAQLQRCAREIRGE; via the coding sequence ATGAACGCACCCAACCCGAACGCCGATGCGCGTTATGTGATCGGCGTCGACGTCGGCACCGGCAGTGCCCGCGCCGGCATTTTCGACGCCGCCGGCAACATGGCGGCAACGGCCAAGCAGGACATCACGCTCTATCGCGAGAGCGGCGCTATCGTCGAGCAATCGAGCAGCGAGATCTGGCGCGCGGTTTGCCACGCCGTCAGGGAAGCGCTCGCGCAGGCGGCGATCGCGCCCGAATCCGTCGCCGGCATCAGCTTCGATGCAACCTGCTCGCTCGTCGTGCTGGGCGAAGGCGGCAAGCCGCTGGCGGTGGGTCCGTCGGAGAATGCGGAGCGCGACATCGTCGTGTGGATGGATCATCGCGCGGTCGAACAGGCGGAGCGCATCAACGCGACCGGGCATGCGGTGCTCAAGTATGTCGGCGGCAGAATTTCGCCGGAGATGGAGACGCCCAAGCTGCTATGGCTCCTGGAGAACCGTCCGCAAGTGTTCGGCGCGGCGTGGCAATTCTTCGATCTCACCGACTTTCTGACGTGGCGCGCGACCGGCGATCTGTCGCGTTCCGTTTGCACCGTGACCTGCAAATGGACATATCTCGCACACGAAAAGCGCTGGGACGACGGCTACTTCAGGACCATCGGGCTCGGTGCGCTGGCGGACGAGGGCTTCGAGCGCATCGGGCAGCGCGTCGTGGAGCCGGGTACGCGGCTGGGCGATGGCCTCACGGCCGACGCCGCCGCCGAACTCGGCCTCGTCGCGGGCACGCCGGTGGGCGCGGGCGTGATCGATGCCCATGCGGGCGGCATCGGCACCGTGGGCGCGCAAGGCGATCCGGAAGCATGCCTCGCCTATGTGTTCGGCACCTCGTCATGCACGATGACGACCACCGCCGAGCCGGTGTTCGTCCCCGGCGTCTGGGGCCCCTACTTCTCGGCGATGGTGCCGGAAGCATGGCTCAACGAGGGCGGCCAATCGGTCGCGGGCGCGGCGATCGAACGCCTGCTCGCGATGCATCCCGCCGCTGCCGACGCCGAACGTCGCGCGAAGGAGACCGGCCAGTCGCTGCCCGGATTGCTCGCCGGGATTGCGGCTGAGTCGTGCGGCAGTCTGTCGGAGGCGGTGAAGCTCGCGGATGGCCTGCATATCGTCCCCGAGTTTCTCGGCAACCGCGCGCCGTTCGCCGATCCGCACGCGCGCGCGGTCATCGCCGGTCTCGGCATGGACACCGGGCTCGACAGTCTTGTGGCGCTGTATGTCGCCGGCGTGTGCAGCATCGGCTACGGTCTGCGGCAGATCATCGAGGTGCAGGCGCAAGCGGGTGCGCCGATCGAGCGCGTGATGATCAGCGGCGGCGCGGGACGGCTCGATCTCGTGCGCCAGTTACTCGCCGATGCGACCGGCAAGCCCGTGCTCGCCACGCAAGCCGATGAACCCGTCCTGCTCGGCGCGGCGATGCTGGGCGCCGTCGCGGGCACTCTGTTCCACGACGTTCGATCCGCGATGAGCGGTATGGCGCGGGTCAAGGACACCTACGCGCCGGACGCAGGCGTCGCCGCGCTGCATGACTCGCGTTATCGCGCGTTTGCGCAGTTGCAGCGGTGTGCGAGGGAGATTCGCGGGGAGTAG
- a CDS encoding type VI secretion system baseplate subunit TssF, with the protein MQIHIHVHLDTTAFDGPGDATLFGDVLSRFVGRYASFHHAVRLVLNIDGRETLYPLREFEGAPF; encoded by the coding sequence TTGCAGATTCACATCCACGTCCATCTCGACACAACCGCCTTCGACGGACCCGGTGACGCGACGCTCTTCGGCGATGTGCTCAGCCGCTTCGTCGGCCGCTACGCGAGCTTCCATCACGCGGTGCGGCTGGTGCTGAACATCGATGGTCGCGAGACGCTCTATCCGCTGAGGGAATTCGAAGGCGCGCCGTTCTGA
- a CDS encoding dioxygenase family protein translates to MQTRSVSERRRDFLRKSGAVPSTILLWVLGHAPSVAATPACADGHDATPRQTAGPFFLPHSPQRLSLLEPGIDGTKIVLSGRVWTSQCKPASGALLDFWHADDAGQYDEAGFRLRGHQFADGEGRYRLETIVPGLYPGRTRHFHVTLQAPGGRILTTQLYFPGERSNAQDSLFDRRLLMSIDDKSDQKAARFDFVLAV, encoded by the coding sequence ATGCAGACACGAAGCGTAAGCGAGAGACGGCGCGATTTTCTGCGCAAGTCGGGCGCGGTACCGTCCACGATATTGCTGTGGGTCTTAGGCCATGCGCCCTCCGTTGCCGCGACACCCGCATGCGCGGACGGCCATGACGCGACCCCGCGCCAAACCGCGGGCCCATTTTTCCTGCCGCACTCGCCGCAACGGCTATCGCTGCTCGAACCGGGCATCGACGGAACGAAGATCGTCCTGAGCGGACGCGTGTGGACGTCGCAATGCAAACCGGCGTCCGGCGCGTTACTCGATTTCTGGCACGCCGACGACGCCGGCCAATACGACGAAGCCGGGTTCCGTCTGCGCGGCCATCAGTTCGCCGACGGGGAAGGGCGCTATCGTCTCGAAACGATTGTGCCGGGGCTCTATCCCGGACGCACACGACACTTCCACGTGACGCTGCAAGCGCCCGGCGGGCGAATTCTCACCACGCAGCTTTACTTTCCCGGCGAGCGGAGTAATGCGCAAGACTCGCTGTTCGACCGCCGACTTTTGATGAGCATCGACGACAAAAGCGATCAAAAGGCGGCGCGGTTCGATTTCGTGCTCGCGGTCTGA
- a CDS encoding ABC transporter transmembrane domain-containing protein: MPDAVAAAPSSPRIALFALLPFLRPYAGRWALAFLALVTSAGATLVLPVAFKYLIDRGFAAGDRAHIDRYFLALFVVSLILACATAMRFYLVSWLGERVTADLRRAVYDHVLGMSPQFFETTQTGEVLSRLTADTTLMAVVGTSLSLGLRNIFLLTGGVTMLAVTSPVLSAYIIAMLFIVVAPIVIFGRRVRRLSRASQDKIANTSALAGEVLNAMPTVQSYTQEPFETRRFAGAVEAAFETALTRIRARAWLTAVVIVLVFSAIVFVLWLGAQAVLAGRMTAGQLSQFILYAVFTAGAVGAVAEVWGDLQRAAGATERLLQLLAARSPVVAATTTVALPARGEGIRFDDVSFSYPSRPGVAALAALSLDVRPGEHVALVGPSGAGKTTLFQLLLRFYDPQSGRILINGVPTRDVSLVELRRHIGVVLQESTIFSGSVLDNIRYGAPDATIAQVKRAADMAAASGFIEALPQGYDTFLGERGVRLSGGQRQRIAIARAILKDPPVLLLDEATSALDAASERLVQTALNNAALNRTTLVIAHRLATVQQADRIVVLDQGRIVAQGRHAELLLNSPLYAQLAALQFADQPGAVSDHVGLA; encoded by the coding sequence ATGCCAGACGCTGTTGCCGCCGCACCTTCTTCGCCCCGTATCGCGCTCTTTGCGCTCCTTCCCTTTCTGCGCCCCTACGCCGGCCGCTGGGCGCTCGCGTTCCTCGCGCTGGTGACCTCGGCGGGCGCCACGCTGGTGTTGCCGGTGGCGTTCAAATACCTGATCGACCGGGGCTTCGCGGCGGGCGACCGGGCGCATATCGATCGATATTTCCTCGCGCTCTTCGTCGTGTCGCTGATACTGGCCTGCGCCACGGCGATGCGCTTCTATCTCGTGTCATGGCTGGGCGAGCGGGTCACGGCTGATTTGCGCCGCGCTGTCTACGATCACGTGCTCGGCATGAGCCCGCAATTCTTCGAAACCACGCAGACCGGCGAAGTGCTGTCACGGCTCACCGCCGACACCACGTTGATGGCCGTGGTCGGCACGAGCCTGTCGCTGGGATTGCGCAATATCTTCCTTCTGACCGGCGGCGTGACGATGCTGGCGGTGACGAGCCCGGTGCTGTCCGCCTACATCATCGCGATGTTGTTCATCGTGGTCGCGCCTATCGTGATTTTCGGGCGGCGCGTGCGACGGCTTTCGCGGGCAAGTCAGGACAAGATCGCGAACACGAGCGCGCTGGCGGGCGAAGTGCTCAACGCCATGCCCACCGTCCAGTCGTATACGCAGGAACCTTTCGAGACACGTCGCTTTGCCGGTGCGGTGGAGGCGGCCTTCGAGACCGCGCTCACGCGCATTCGCGCACGCGCGTGGCTGACTGCCGTGGTGATCGTGCTGGTGTTTTCGGCCATCGTGTTCGTGCTGTGGCTCGGGGCGCAGGCTGTGCTCGCCGGGCGGATGACGGCCGGGCAGTTGTCCCAGTTCATCCTCTATGCGGTGTTCACGGCGGGCGCCGTGGGCGCGGTCGCCGAAGTCTGGGGCGACTTGCAGCGCGCCGCCGGCGCCACCGAGCGTTTGCTGCAATTGCTGGCGGCGCGCTCGCCGGTGGTCGCGGCCACGACGACGGTCGCGCTGCCCGCGCGCGGCGAGGGCATCCGCTTCGACGATGTCAGTTTCTCGTATCCGTCGCGTCCCGGCGTGGCCGCGCTCGCGGCGTTGTCGCTCGATGTCCGTCCGGGCGAACATGTCGCGTTGGTCGGGCCGTCCGGCGCGGGCAAGACCACGCTGTTTCAATTGCTGCTGCGCTTCTACGATCCGCAATCCGGCCGCATTCTGATCAACGGCGTTCCGACGCGTGATGTGTCGCTCGTCGAGTTGCGCAGACACATCGGCGTGGTGTTGCAGGAATCGACGATCTTTTCCGGGAGCGTGCTCGACAACATCCGCTACGGCGCGCCCGACGCCACGATCGCGCAAGTGAAGCGAGCGGCCGACATGGCCGCGGCATCCGGCTTTATTGAAGCCTTGCCGCAGGGCTACGACACCTTCCTGGGCGAGCGCGGTGTGCGGCTCTCGGGCGGACAGCGCCAGCGCATTGCGATCGCGCGTGCGATTCTGAAGGACCCGCCGGTCCTGCTGCTCGACGAAGCCACGAGCGCCCTCGATGCCGCCAGCGAACGGCTGGTGCAAACCGCGCTGAACAATGCCGCGCTGAACCGCACCACGCTGGTCATTGCGCATCGTCTCGCGACCGTTCAGCAGGCCGATCGCATCGTCGTGCTGGATCAGGGGCGTATCGTCGCGCAAGGTCGTCACGCCGAGCTTCTGTTGAACTCGCCGCTCTATGCGCAGCTCGCTGCACTCCAATTTGCCGACCAGCCGGGGGCGGTGAGCGATCATGTCGGGCTGGCGTGA
- a CDS encoding ATP-binding cassette domain-containing protein: protein MNAIPNARSQPGELVLSLRGVSKHFGAVSALTDIELDVHAGEVVALVGDNGAGKSTLVKVLAGVHQPSAGTITFGGKEVTLSDPGRALDLGIATVFQDLALCENLDVVANIYLGRELAPMRLDEVSMEVRAWTLLNELSARIPSVRDVVASLSGGQRQTVAIARSLLLDPKLIMLDEPTAALGVAQTAEVLNLIERVRDRGHAVIMISHNMEDVRAVADRIVVLRLGRNNGVFYPDSSNAELVAAITGATENAVSRRAGRRQIQQDA, encoded by the coding sequence ATGAATGCAATTCCCAACGCACGCTCCCAGCCCGGCGAGCTGGTGCTGAGTCTGCGCGGCGTCTCGAAGCATTTCGGCGCGGTGTCCGCGTTGACGGACATCGAACTCGACGTGCATGCGGGCGAAGTCGTCGCGCTGGTCGGCGACAACGGCGCGGGCAAATCGACGCTCGTCAAGGTCCTGGCCGGCGTGCATCAGCCGAGCGCGGGCACCATTACGTTCGGCGGCAAGGAAGTCACGCTGTCCGATCCGGGCCGCGCGCTCGATCTCGGCATCGCGACCGTGTTTCAGGACCTCGCGCTGTGCGAGAACCTGGATGTCGTCGCCAACATCTATCTCGGGCGCGAGCTGGCGCCGATGCGCCTCGACGAAGTCTCGATGGAAGTGCGCGCCTGGACCCTGCTCAACGAACTGTCGGCGCGCATTCCGAGCGTACGCGACGTGGTCGCGTCGCTGTCGGGCGGGCAGCGTCAGACCGTGGCCATCGCGCGTTCGCTGCTGCTCGACCCGAAGCTCATCATGCTCGACGAACCGACAGCCGCGCTCGGCGTCGCGCAGACGGCGGAAGTGCTGAACCTGATCGAACGCGTCCGCGATCGCGGCCACGCGGTCATCATGATCAGTCACAACATGGAGGACGTGCGCGCGGTCGCGGACCGCATCGTGGTGTTGCGGCTCGGCCGGAACAACGGAGTGTTCTATCCCGATTCGTCCAACGCGGAACTCGTGGCCGCGATCACCGGCGCGACCGAAAACGCCGTATCGCGCCGTGCCGGACGTCGTCAGATTCAACAGGATGCCTGA
- a CDS encoding sugar ABC transporter permease, with amino-acid sequence MSKQTPGNAPPDTQGAPQPSTLLDRSDVRVKHASGFGESVSAFFDRVRSGDLGSLPVIAGLVIIWSVFTTLNPVFLSANNLVNLLFDCSTVGVISLGIVCVLLVGEIDLSVGSMSGFASALVGTLWVNEGWPVLLAIVAAIVVGGLIGALYAFLLNKLGMPSFVSTLAGLLAILGMQLYVLGASGSINLPYSTPIVDFGQLMIIPALVSHVIALLPGVAILVLGLRTRARRQAARLSAPSVGGLLARAVAITVFLELVVAYLNSGRGVPLMFGVFLGLTVLMDYALTRTRWGRSMNAVGGNREAARRAGIKVGSIYTSAFVLCAGFAALGGILTAARLASASQQAGTGDVNLNAIAAAVIGGTSLFGGRGSAYSAVLGIIVIQSIASGLTLLNLSSSLRFMITGAVLAIAVIVDSLARQSRVSHGRA; translated from the coding sequence ATGAGCAAGCAAACCCCGGGCAACGCGCCGCCCGATACGCAAGGCGCGCCCCAACCCTCCACCCTGCTCGATCGCAGCGACGTCCGCGTGAAGCACGCGAGCGGCTTTGGCGAAAGCGTGTCCGCATTCTTCGATCGCGTGCGTTCGGGCGATCTCGGCTCGCTGCCGGTTATCGCGGGTCTCGTCATCATCTGGTCGGTGTTCACGACGCTGAATCCGGTGTTTCTGTCGGCCAACAATCTCGTGAATCTGCTGTTCGACTGCTCGACGGTCGGGGTGATCTCGCTCGGCATCGTCTGCGTGCTGCTGGTCGGCGAGATCGATCTCTCGGTGGGCTCGATGAGCGGCTTCGCCTCCGCGCTCGTCGGCACGCTGTGGGTCAACGAAGGCTGGCCGGTGCTGCTCGCCATTGTCGCGGCGATCGTGGTCGGCGGCCTGATCGGCGCGCTGTACGCCTTCCTGCTGAACAAGCTCGGCATGCCGAGCTTCGTCTCCACGCTGGCGGGCCTGCTCGCGATCCTCGGGATGCAGCTTTACGTGCTCGGCGCGAGCGGCTCCATCAATTTGCCCTACTCCACGCCGATCGTCGATTTCGGGCAATTGATGATCATCCCCGCGCTCGTGTCGCATGTCATCGCGCTGTTGCCCGGCGTGGCGATTCTCGTGCTTGGCCTGCGCACGCGCGCCCGTCGTCAGGCTGCGCGGCTGTCGGCGCCGTCGGTCGGCGGTCTGCTGGCGCGCGCCGTCGCCATTACGGTGTTTCTGGAACTCGTGGTCGCGTACCTCAATTCCGGACGCGGCGTGCCGCTGATGTTCGGCGTCTTCCTCGGCCTCACCGTGCTCATGGACTACGCGCTGACGCGCACGCGCTGGGGCCGCTCGATGAACGCCGTCGGCGGCAACCGGGAAGCCGCGCGGCGGGCCGGTATCAAGGTCGGCAGCATCTATACGAGCGCGTTCGTGCTGTGCGCGGGGTTCGCCGCGCTCGGCGGCATCCTCACGGCGGCGCGTCTTGCTTCGGCGAGCCAACAGGCGGGCACCGGCGACGTCAACCTGAACGCCATCGCCGCGGCGGTGATCGGCGGGACCAGCCTGTTCGGCGGTCGCGGGAGCGCATATTCGGCGGTGCTCGGGATCATCGTGATCCAGTCGATCGCAAGCGGCCTCACGCTGCTCAATCTTTCATCTTCGTTGCGCTTCATGATTACCGGCGCGGTGCTGGCGATCGCGGTGATCGTCGATTCGCTCGCGCGGCAGTCGCGCGTGTCGCACGGCCGCGCGTGA